A part of Hydrogenobacter sp. T-8 genomic DNA contains:
- the lipA gene encoding lipoyl synthase codes for MFSVKAPQTELIGKTLRIVKKYSLNTVCEESLCPNMGECFSKGTATFLMLGSFCTRACKYCHVSTGKPKPPDPSEPVRLYYAVKELGLKHVVITSVDRDDLPDYGAEHFKRCVEFLKSKDSHLRIEVLTPDFQGSERSLEKVVNSKPSILSHNIETVERVFKEVRPQGDYRRSLKVLRFYSESKVAPVKSGIMLGFGESWEDILRTIEDLRKVGVSILVIGQYLRPSPRHYPVKKLYHEEDFKKLEEMALEMGFEGVLSKPLARSSYHAEEIMRDI; via the coding sequence ATGTTCTCAGTTAAGGCACCCCAGACAGAACTAATCGGAAAAACCTTGCGGATAGTCAAAAAATATTCTCTCAATACCGTTTGTGAAGAATCTCTCTGTCCCAATATGGGGGAGTGCTTTTCAAAAGGAACCGCCACTTTTCTTATGTTGGGAAGTTTTTGCACAAGAGCCTGTAAGTATTGCCATGTATCCACAGGAAAGCCAAAACCACCAGACCCATCAGAACCAGTAAGACTTTATTATGCGGTAAAGGAGCTTGGGCTCAAGCATGTAGTAATTACTTCTGTAGACAGGGATGACTTGCCAGATTACGGTGCGGAACACTTTAAAAGATGCGTGGAGTTTTTAAAGTCCAAAGACAGCCATCTAAGGATAGAGGTGTTAACGCCGGACTTTCAGGGCTCTGAGAGGTCTTTGGAGAAGGTGGTAAACTCAAAGCCAAGCATACTCTCTCACAACATAGAAACTGTGGAGAGGGTTTTTAAGGAAGTAAGACCTCAGGGAGACTACAGAAGAAGTCTAAAAGTTCTCAGGTTTTATTCGGAGAGCAAGGTGGCACCTGTAAAATCTGGTATTATGCTGGGCTTTGGTGAGAGCTGGGAGGATATACTTAGGACCATAGAAGACCTTAGAAAGGTAGGTGTTTCTATCCTTGTAATAGGTCAATATCTACGACCAAGCCCCAGACATTATCCTGTGAAAAAACTCTATCATGAAGAAGACTTCAAAAAACTTGAAGAGATGGCACTTGAGATGGGATTTGAAGGGGTTCTCTCCAAACCCCTTGCCCGGTCTTCTTACCATGCGGAGGAAATTATGAGGGATATCTGA
- a CDS encoding cold-shock protein, which produces MSLTGTVKWFSKEKGYGFITRDDNQGDVFVHFSAIQQRGFKTLEQGQRVEFEVEQDTKGLRAKNVRVLS; this is translated from the coding sequence ATGTCACTTACAGGCACAGTCAAATGGTTTAGCAAGGAAAAGGGTTATGGCTTTATAACCCGAGATGACAATCAAGGGGATGTGTTTGTCCACTTCTCCGCCATACAACAAAGAGGCTTTAAAACCCTTGAGCAAGGACAAAGGGTTGAGTTTGAAGTAGAACAGGATACAAAAGGCTTAAGGGCAAAGAACGTAAGGGTCTTGTCTTGA
- a CDS encoding Sec-independent protein translocase subunit TatA/TatB, with amino-acid sequence MIPQLSLTEILLILVVAMLLFGAGRLPEIGRSLGEGIRNFKRAFSGEEEKVKEVKGQEVKKGEKS; translated from the coding sequence ATGATACCACAGCTCTCCCTTACGGAGATACTACTCATATTAGTGGTGGCTATGCTCCTGTTCGGAGCGGGCAGGCTTCCAGAGATAGGGAGGTCCCTCGGTGAAGGCATAAGGAACTTCAAGAGAGCCTTTTCAGGTGAGGAGGAAAAGGTAAAGGAGGTAAAGGGACAAGAAGTCAAGAAGGGAGAGAAGTCTTAA
- a CDS encoding MFS transporter, with protein MLKEFTSQERKVVLSITFAVMVRMLGLFLLLPVLSPYLRTLEGATPTLIGLAIGIYGLAQAILQIPFGYLSDKYGRKPIIFVGMLTYAIGSLMAGLVSNIWSMVFARFLQGFGAVSSAMIALSADLTREEVRTRAFAHIGASIGLTFALSLTIAPVLAGKFGVPFIFFLTAFLSLVATALLMLKVPEPSQRAKEREINPSLKNITLLLTDRNQLFLNFSIALTHALMVLIFTVVPYELVYLYNLPKLKHWEIYLPTIIIALALMVPAVIFAEKRGRFKEVFMLGVLFLGLSFLSFAIFGNFWGIVFMVLFFFIGFNILEALVPSLLTRLTHKDLRGLSLGFFNTTQFLGAFAGGIWGGYVLKHGYMYMTAFALALVLMWAVFTLLWFNGLKIPSKLGVAKE; from the coding sequence ATGCTGAAGGAATTCACATCACAGGAAAGGAAGGTTGTTCTTAGCATAACCTTTGCGGTTATGGTGCGTATGCTCGGTCTTTTCTTGCTCCTTCCTGTTCTTTCTCCTTACCTTAGGACTCTTGAAGGAGCTACTCCAACGCTTATTGGTCTTGCCATAGGCATATACGGTCTTGCACAAGCCATATTACAGATACCCTTTGGGTATCTTTCTGATAAGTATGGAAGAAAGCCCATAATCTTCGTAGGTATGCTCACTTACGCTATTGGAAGTCTAATGGCTGGTCTTGTTTCAAACATATGGAGCATGGTCTTTGCCCGTTTTCTACAAGGTTTTGGTGCGGTATCCTCTGCCATGATAGCTCTGTCCGCAGACCTTACAAGGGAAGAGGTAAGGACAAGGGCTTTCGCCCACATAGGTGCTTCCATAGGGCTTACCTTTGCTTTGAGCTTAACAATAGCTCCAGTTCTTGCGGGTAAGTTTGGAGTTCCCTTTATCTTTTTCCTTACTGCCTTTTTGAGCCTTGTGGCAACCGCATTGCTTATGCTAAAGGTTCCAGAGCCTTCCCAGAGGGCTAAAGAGCGGGAAATAAACCCATCCCTAAAAAACATCACCCTTCTCCTCACAGACAGAAACCAGCTCTTTCTTAACTTCTCCATAGCTCTGACTCATGCCCTTATGGTTCTTATATTTACCGTAGTGCCTTATGAGCTTGTTTATCTTTATAACCTGCCCAAGCTAAAACACTGGGAAATATACCTACCTACCATAATTATCGCCCTTGCCCTTATGGTTCCTGCGGTAATTTTTGCAGAGAAGAGGGGAAGGTTTAAAGAGGTGTTTATGCTCGGCGTTTTATTTCTCGGGCTTTCCTTCCTTTCCTTTGCTATATTTGGAAACTTCTGGGGGATAGTTTTTATGGTGCTTTTCTTTTTCATAGGCTTTAACATACTTGAGGCTCTTGTGCCGTCCCTACTTACAAGGCTAACACACAAAGACCTGAGAGGGCTTTCCCTTGGATTTTTCAACACTACCCAGTTTCTTGGAGCTTTTGCAGGTGGTATCTGGGGTGGTTATGTGTTAAAGCATGGCTATATGTATATGACCGCATTTGCCCTCGCTTTAGTGCTTATGTGGGCGGTATTTACCCTTTTGTGGTTCAATGGCTTGAAAATCCCCTCAAAGCTCGGAGTTGCAAAAGAGTGA
- the nusB gene encoding transcription antitermination factor NusB, whose translation MIYKPKARKDAFLVLYQWDMKGEPLESLVEEYISANRINISDQRRYIRKLVRTYMDNSTDIDKLIAELSEKWDIDRVGYIERNILRIALAEFLYIGVKNPKLTTYDYVKLAQKYAGKKSARFINGILGRVVRERLSGG comes from the coding sequence ATGATATACAAGCCTAAAGCGAGAAAGGACGCCTTTTTGGTCCTCTACCAGTGGGATATGAAAGGAGAGCCATTAGAATCTTTGGTGGAGGAATACATATCCGCAAACCGTATAAACATCTCAGACCAAAGAAGATATATAAGAAAATTGGTAAGAACATACATGGATAATTCCACAGACATTGACAAGCTCATAGCAGAGCTTTCAGAAAAGTGGGACATAGACAGGGTTGGTTATATAGAAAGGAACATACTAAGGATAGCCCTTGCGGAGTTTTTGTATATAGGTGTAAAAAACCCCAAACTCACCACCTATGATTATGTAAAGCTCGCACAAAAATATGCGGGCAAAAAGTCCGCAAGGTTTATAAACGGCATCCTTGGAAGGGTGGTGAGAGAGAGGCTGAGTGGAGGTTAA
- the yihA gene encoding ribosome biogenesis GTP-binding protein YihA/YsxC translates to MRVRFVGSFFENFPEDELRHVVFVGRSNVGKSSLINMLVGQDIARVSKEPGRTRAINFFLLEEYDLYLVDLPGYGYAKVSKRLRDEWKRVIENYFHTCWRNIKLVVLLIDSLVGPTELDMESIQWLQSLRLPYVIALTKCDRASQKEISSSLKRLREVSDAEVVLTSSKEGKGKRELLKYVLS, encoded by the coding sequence ATGAGGGTTAGGTTTGTAGGGAGCTTTTTTGAAAACTTTCCAGAAGATGAGCTAAGGCATGTGGTCTTTGTGGGAAGGTCAAACGTGGGAAAGTCCTCTTTGATAAACATGCTCGTAGGGCAGGACATAGCAAGAGTAAGCAAAGAACCGGGTAGAACAAGAGCTATAAACTTTTTCCTGCTTGAAGAGTATGACCTATACCTTGTAGACTTGCCGGGTTATGGATATGCTAAGGTTTCAAAAAGGCTAAGGGATGAATGGAAAAGGGTCATAGAAAACTACTTCCATACCTGCTGGAGGAATATAAAGCTGGTAGTTCTGCTCATTGATAGTCTTGTAGGTCCTACAGAGCTTGATATGGAAAGCATCCAATGGCTACAGAGCCTTAGACTTCCTTATGTCATAGCTCTTACCAAGTGCGACAGAGCGAGCCAAAAGGAGATTAGCTCAAGTCTAAAGAGGTTAAGGGAAGTGTCCGACGCAGAGGTGGTCTTGACCTCTTCAAAGGAAGGCAAGGGCAAAAGGGAGCTTTTGAAATATGTTCTCAGTTAA
- the tatA gene encoding twin-arginine translocase TatA/TatE family subunit — MHFPLPWQIVLILLVILVIFGASKLPEFGKGLGEGIRNFKKALSGETEEEKKPEKKEQA; from the coding sequence ATGCATTTCCCATTACCTTGGCAGATAGTGCTTATACTTCTTGTAATCCTTGTTATATTTGGTGCGTCAAAATTGCCCGAGTTCGGTAAGGGTCTGGGTGAAGGCATAAGGAACTTCAAGAAAGCCCTTTCAGGTGAAACAGAAGAGGAGAAAAAGCCAGAGAAGAAGGAGCAGGCATGA
- the ribH gene encoding 6,7-dimethyl-8-ribityllumazine synthase: MHKYEGLLRAEGFSFGIVASRFNHLLVDRLIEGAIDCILRHGGSEENIHLVRVPGSWELPIAVKELINKKKVDGVIALGVLIRGQTPHFDYIASEVAKGLAMVSLETGKPVSFGVITADTLEQAVERAGTKQGNKGWESALALIEMVNLLRSFE; the protein is encoded by the coding sequence ATGCACAAGTATGAAGGTCTTTTAAGGGCAGAAGGTTTTAGCTTTGGTATAGTGGCAAGCAGGTTTAACCATCTTCTTGTAGATAGGCTTATAGAAGGAGCTATAGACTGCATACTTAGGCACGGAGGAAGCGAAGAAAACATACATCTTGTAAGAGTCCCAGGGTCTTGGGAACTTCCAATTGCGGTAAAGGAGCTCATAAACAAAAAGAAGGTGGACGGTGTTATTGCACTTGGAGTCCTTATAAGAGGACAGACTCCGCACTTTGATTACATAGCCAGCGAAGTTGCTAAGGGTCTTGCCATGGTAAGTCTTGAGACGGGCAAGCCTGTTAGCTTTGGGGTCATAACCGCGGACACTTTGGAGCAAGCAGTAGAAAGGGCTGGGACAAAGCAAGGCAATAAGGGCTGGGAGTCCGCATTAGCCCTTATAGAGATGGTAAACCTTCTGAGAAGTTTTGAATGA
- the pheS gene encoding phenylalanine--tRNA ligase subunit alpha codes for MIDFQKVQEELEGSIEAVKDLSQLQQLKAKYLGKNGLITQAIARIREVPPEERKEYGLRVNRLKEFAEELFKKKEEELKALEIEKRLSQEWVDLSVPLETELGSLHPITQTMKRIRDIFVSMGFSVMEGPEIELEEYNFDMLNIPKEHPAREMQDTFYVNKDGYLLRTHTSPVQIRAMLSQKPPIYMIAPGKVYRRDDDPTHSPMFHQVEGLAIDRDIGFGHMKYTIETFLREFFKVDVPVRFRASYFPFTEPSAEVDIGCVICGGGGCRVCKESGWLEVMGCGMVHPVVLKNCGIDPEEYQGFAFGMGVERLAMLYFGIDNIKLFYENNLRFLKQF; via the coding sequence ATGATAGATTTTCAGAAAGTTCAAGAAGAGCTTGAAGGTAGTATAGAGGCTGTAAAAGACCTCAGCCAACTGCAACAGCTCAAGGCAAAATATCTCGGGAAAAATGGTCTCATAACCCAAGCTATAGCACGCATAAGGGAAGTGCCACCAGAAGAAAGGAAAGAATACGGGCTTAGGGTAAACAGGCTAAAGGAGTTTGCAGAAGAGCTATTCAAGAAAAAGGAAGAGGAGCTCAAAGCCCTTGAGATTGAAAAGAGACTCTCTCAAGAGTGGGTTGACCTTTCTGTGCCTCTTGAGACAGAACTTGGAAGCCTTCATCCTATAACTCAGACCATGAAAAGAATAAGAGATATCTTTGTTAGTATGGGTTTTTCTGTAATGGAAGGTCCTGAGATAGAGCTTGAAGAGTACAACTTTGACATGTTAAATATCCCAAAGGAGCATCCTGCAAGAGAGATGCAGGACACCTTCTATGTAAACAAAGATGGCTATCTCTTAAGGACGCACACCTCTCCTGTCCAGATAAGAGCTATGCTATCTCAGAAGCCACCCATATATATGATAGCACCGGGCAAGGTCTACAGAAGGGATGACGACCCAACTCATTCACCTATGTTTCACCAAGTAGAAGGGCTTGCTATAGATAGAGATATAGGCTTTGGACACATGAAATACACCATAGAGACCTTTCTGAGAGAGTTTTTTAAGGTGGATGTGCCTGTGCGTTTTAGGGCTTCTTACTTTCCTTTTACAGAGCCTTCCGCAGAGGTGGACATAGGTTGTGTTATATGCGGTGGCGGTGGCTGTAGGGTATGCAAAGAAAGTGGGTGGCTTGAGGTGATGGGCTGTGGCATGGTTCACCCTGTGGTTCTTAAGAACTGCGGGATAGACCCAGAAGAGTATCAAGGTTTTGCCTTTGGTATGGGTGTAGAAAGGCTTGCCATGCTTTACTTTGGCATAGACAACATAAAGCTCTTTTATGAAAATAACCTAAGGTTTCTCAAACAATTTTAG
- the rplT gene encoding 50S ribosomal protein L20: MRVKGPSSRKFKKKILKLAKGFRGQRKNVYRRAKEYVFRALQYQYRDRRQRKRQFRRLWIARINAAVRAHGLSYSKFMHGLSKAGITLNRKMLAEMAVRDPEGFSKIVEKAKEALAQPV; encoded by the coding sequence ATGCGTGTAAAGGGTCCATCCTCAAGGAAGTTTAAGAAGAAGATACTAAAGCTGGCAAAGGGCTTTAGAGGTCAGCGTAAGAACGTATACAGAAGGGCAAAGGAATATGTCTTTAGGGCTCTTCAGTATCAGTATAGAGATAGAAGGCAAAGAAAGAGACAGTTTAGGAGGCTCTGGATTGCTCGTATAAACGCAGCGGTCAGGGCTCATGGACTTTCCTATAGCAAGTTTATGCACGGACTTTCAAAGGCTGGTATAACCCTAAACAGGAAGATGCTCGCAGAAATGGCAGTAAGAGACCCAGAAGGATTCTCCAAGATAGTGGAGAAGGCAAAGGAAGCGCTGGCACAACCTGTATGA
- a CDS encoding bifunctional folylpolyglutamate synthase/dihydrofolate synthase has translation MRIYDLYEGKDYQIVPTLDRIERAVSYLSFKPSYISLQIGGTNGKGSTCAFAQNILKHHGYKVGWFVSPHLFEERERWRINGEKISEERLSEYVKELKGVFERFELTYFEACTLVALLYFEEEGVDFAVFEVGMGGRWDATKVCQPEVCVITNVQRDHTKWLGKDCESRAVEKLGIYKRGKPLVLGSMRYPLYTKALELCDIRDLWVAGIDFFSAGRVEGTRTILDFYQDEKVELRNAELGLWGKYQIDNASLAIRAVGLLIDLKEEPLKKALRDTRWEGRMEVLREKPLLLLDGAHNPDGVARVVKEVKRHFGSLTPVFTALRDKEWELSLSYLRELSERVYLVPLKHHRGEDLTKLYEKAKEMGFREVLFLDSAEQVLEIKEDLLVLGSLYLVGEVKESLEKSRMI, from the coding sequence ATGCGGATTTACGACCTTTATGAAGGCAAAGACTATCAAATAGTCCCCACTCTGGATAGAATAGAAAGGGCGGTAAGCTATCTTTCCTTTAAACCTTCCTATATTTCCCTTCAAATAGGTGGAACTAACGGGAAGGGTTCTACCTGTGCCTTTGCTCAAAACATACTTAAGCATCATGGCTACAAAGTAGGATGGTTTGTATCTCCACATCTTTTTGAGGAGCGAGAAAGGTGGAGGATAAACGGAGAGAAGATATCTGAGGAGAGACTCTCTGAGTATGTAAAGGAGCTAAAAGGGGTCTTTGAGAGGTTTGAGCTTACATACTTTGAAGCCTGCACTCTTGTGGCACTATTATACTTTGAAGAGGAAGGAGTGGATTTTGCGGTTTTCGAAGTAGGAATGGGTGGAAGGTGGGATGCCACAAAGGTTTGCCAACCTGAAGTATGCGTAATAACCAACGTGCAAAGAGACCACACAAAATGGCTCGGAAAAGACTGCGAAAGTAGAGCGGTAGAAAAGCTGGGTATATACAAAAGGGGAAAGCCCTTAGTTTTGGGAAGCATGAGGTATCCACTTTACACGAAAGCCCTTGAGCTATGCGATATAAGGGACCTATGGGTGGCGGGTATAGACTTTTTCTCTGCGGGAAGGGTTGAGGGGACAAGGACGATATTAGATTTTTATCAAGATGAAAAAGTAGAGCTTAGAAATGCAGAGCTTGGTCTGTGGGGTAAATATCAAATAGACAATGCAAGCCTTGCCATAAGAGCTGTGGGGCTTTTGATTGATTTGAAAGAAGAGCCTCTCAAAAAGGCACTAAGGGACACAAGGTGGGAAGGAAGGATGGAGGTATTAAGGGAAAAGCCTTTACTTTTGCTTGATGGAGCTCACAATCCAGACGGTGTGGCAAGGGTTGTAAAGGAAGTAAAAAGGCACTTTGGAAGCCTTACACCTGTTTTTACCGCCCTTAGGGATAAGGAGTGGGAGCTTTCTCTTTCTTACCTAAGAGAGCTTTCAGAGAGGGTCTACTTGGTTCCCTTAAAGCATCACAGAGGTGAAGATTTGACAAAGCTATACGAAAAGGCAAAGGAAATGGGCTTTAGAGAAGTGCTTTTTCTTGATAGTGCGGAGCAGGTCTTGGAAATAAAGGAAGACTTATTGGTTCTTGGCTCTCTATATCTTGTGGGTGAGGTAAAGGAGAGTTTGGAAAAAAGCAGGATGATATGA